GAAAGAAATTAGGGATGAGTTAGGTTCGCCTAATGATTTAACAATTAGGGAAGTGGCCCTTGCTGGTAGTTTTACACGCTGTGCTGTTATTTTTTTATGTGGGTTAACAGATAAGGATAATGTTTATAAATATGTAGTTCGTACACTTCAATATGAAGAAGTACAAAATGAAGCAGCTGTCGTTCAGACGTTATTGGATCGTTTTATTTCTATTGCGGAAGTTGGTAAGAAGACAACGTTTCCGGATATTATAAATGCGATTTTAGCGGGAGATACGGTTATATTAATTGATAATATTCAAACCGCTATCGTAATTAATAGTAGAGCTTGGGAAAAAAGAAGTTTAGAACCGCCAGTAACAGAAGATTTAATACGTGGACCGAGGATCGGATTAAATGAAGATATTAACGTGAATAAAATGTTAATTCGCCATAGTTTACGTGACCCAAAGCTGAGATTTCAATCTTATATTATGGGGAAGAGATCCCAAAAAGAAGTGACGTTAGTATATATAGAAGACATTATTAATCCTTACATTGTAAAAGAGCTGGATCGGCGTCTTCAATCCATAGTGACAGATGTCGTTTTTGAGACGGGTACGATTGAGCAATTAATTCAAGATAATAATTTGTCGCCGTTTCCGCAGTTTTTGAATACGGAAAGGCCTGATAATATTGTGGCTTCATTAGCGAAAGGAAAGGCGGCTATTTTAGTGGATGGATCACCGTTCGCCCTTATAGCTCCGCTAGTATTTGTTGATATTTTTCAATCTGTGGAAGATCATTATGAGCGTTGGGTCATTGGGACTTTATTAAGAATTTTGCGGATGGGTTCTGGTATAGTTGCAATTTTAATGCCAGCGATGTATGTAGCTCTCGTATCATATCACCAAGGACTTATTCCTTCTAAACTGGCGTATTCAATTGCTGGGGCGAGGGAAGGCGTGCCGTTTCCTGCCTATATAGAAACATTAATGATGGCATTAACGATGGAGTTAATACGAGAAGCGGGAATTAGGTTGCCGAAACCAATGGGGCAAACAATTGGGATTGTAGGTGGTCTTGTAATCGGGGAGGCAGCGGTGAACGCAGGAATTGTAAATCCGTTTTTAGTTATTATTATTGCGGTTACAGCTATCGCTACCTTTTCTCTCCCTGTATATAGCATTACGATTACGTTTCGTATTTTACTTTTCGTCTTTGTATTAGCAGCGACTGCTTTTGGTTTGTATGGAATTATTTTAGCCCTTATTGCACTTGCTGTTCATATTACAAATTTAACAAGTGTTGGTGTACCGTATACGACTCCAATTGCTCCTGCATTTTATAAAGATTGGAAAGAAGAATTTATACGTATGCCAAAATCGATGTTGAAAGATAGACCAGAGTACTTACAGACAAAAGATTCTACAATACGTCCAAAGGAGAGAAAATAATTGAAACCATTTGAGTATGGCGATGAAGAGATTGGATCTCGGGAAATTGGGTTTGCAGTATCATCGACCATCATTGGCATCGGGGCATTGTCTATGCCAAGAGATATCGCTAACCAAACTTTATTTTCGGACGGTTGGATTATTTTACTTTTGGGTGGATTGGTATGTGCAGTTTTAGGTTGGTTTGTAACGAGGGTAGCTATCTTATTTCCGAAACAAAACTTTGTTCAATATACAAGTGCACATTTGACAAAGCCTGTTGCATACACAATTAGTAGCATTTTAGTATTAACGTTTGCTGCTTTGACAGCATATGAATCGAGAATGATTTCAATTATTTCTCAAACGTATTTATTTAGTGAGACACCGATACAACTACTGTCTTTCTTCTTCTTACTAGTTGTTATTTACGGAATAGCAGGATCAAGAGCGGCCTTATTAAGGTTAAATATTCTATTTTTACCTATTGTTTTAATTGCGATAGTGCTTCTTTCTTTATTGAATATAAATTTAATGGAAATAAATAATTTACTACCAGCTTTTCAAACAGAAGTAAATGAATATGCTGTTGGAGTTAAAAATTCTATTTTTACATTTATTGGATTTGAAGTAGCTCTGTTTTATGCGGTGCTGTTAAACGATAAGACGGCGAAAAAAGCACCAATGGCAGTTGCGAAAGCTGTAATGGTAAACGTGTTGGCATACATTTTAATTTATGTAACTTGTATTAGTGTTTTTACGTATATGACAACACGTGGATTAACATATCCAACAATTGAATTAGGGAAAGAAATTGAAATTGGTGGAGGATTTTTAGAAAGGTTTGATGCGATTTTTTTTACAACTTGGATTATTACTATTTATAACACGACCGCCATGTATTACGACGTCGCATCTTTATTGTTTTGCGCAATGTTTCCTAAAGTGAAGAAGCATATTTTTATTTTTGTAAGTGCCCCTATTATTTTTATGGTGAATATGGTACCGAGTAGTTTGAATGCTTTATCAAGTTATGGGACTTATTTAGCTTGGATAGATATGGGGTTTGTTGTGTTAGCGCCTTTGCTCGTTTTAATTGTATATAAAATAAAAAGAAGGAATGGTGGAAATGAGACACCTTCTTAAATTTATAATGGTTATGCTTGTAGTTGGATTTCTGAGTGGGTGTTCTGAATTAGAGGAGATAGAAGAAAGGGGATTTGTAGTAGGTGCAGCATACGACCTTGTGAAGGAAAAGAAATCAAGTCCAATTATGAAAGGAACGTATCAGATGGTACTTCCAAGTAAATTGTCGCAACAGGGTGGACAAGGGAGTGGAGATAATGAGAATTATATTAATGTGAGTGCGAAAGCGGATAGTGTGTTTGAACAAATAAGAATAATCGCCAAAAAAATTAGTCGTACACTATTTTTTCCGCATATACAAGTTATTATTTTCTCTGAAGAATTACTTTCGAATCCTTATGTTTTACAAAATACGTTAGATCTATATATTCGTGATCATGAGATGAGAAGAAATATTCGTTTGTTCGTTTCTAAGAAAAATGCAGAAGCTATTTTAAAGCAAAGTGCCAAACCTGAAAATTTACCGGCGCAATATATTGATATGTTAGCTGAACATCCTCCGAAAAATGCTCAAATGATTGAGGCTGCAAGAATTGGTGAAGTCCAGGAAAAGATGATTTCCAATCGGAGTTTCGTATTACCTATTCTCGAACTAACAAAACAGGGGGTACAAATGAACGGGGCGGCGTTGTTTCGTGGAAAGGATAATAAGTGTGTAGGCAGTTTGAGTGGAGAAGAAACATTGGGAATGAATTACATAATAGGTGAAAAAATTGGAGGTTTTTTTACCATTCGTAAAAAGGATCAACTAATTACCTATGAAATTCATAAGTTGCGTCGGAAAATTAAAGTATCTACAATGAATGCTGAAAAACCAAAGTTTAATATTCATTTATATCTAGAAGGTATATTGGCTGAGTTGCACTTTAGTGACCATAAAAAGGTTTTGGACGAAAATCGTTTAGAGAAAGATATATCGGAAGAAATGGAGAAGCGCATTCAAAAATCGATTAAGCTTGTTCAAAAAAAATATAAGGTAGATGTATTGGAACTAGGAGAGGTATATAAGAGGCATAATTATAAAGAGTGGAAAAAAATAAGTAAGAATTGGGATCAAGGTGAAAATTACTTTAGTAATGCTGAAATTATCGTTCATGTTCATCCAACAATTGAACATTCAGGTTCGGCATTACCAAAGAGAGTGAAATAAGGTGATATGAGTTGTTTACAGGATTAGGAATTAGTTGCACGATATTAATGGCAGTTCTTCCAGGAGCCATATACTTTATTCATAAAAAACTCACAATGTATGGAGCGCAGCCTTGGAATACTGATGCGCAAAAAAAGAAACCTGAATGATTTTCAGGTTTCTTTCGTGCAAAGCAAACGAAGGGGGATACCTTCTATGTATGCTTTGCTTTTATACAAGCCCTAACCAATGTACCAATTGTGTAGAGAGGAATGTAACAACAATGGCGATAACGGTAGGGATTGCAAACGATAAGAATGTCCATTTGGCACTTTTTGTTTCTTTATATATGTTAACCAGTGTTGTTCCACATGGGAAATGAAGAAGTGAGAACAACATTGTGTTTAACGCTGTTAACCAAGTCCAACCATTTTCTAAGAATAGATTTTTAATTTGATTAAAATCATCTATTTCAGTTAAAGCTCCAGTTGATAAATAAGACATTAATAAGATCGGGATAACAATTTCATTCGCTGGTAGTCCAAGAATGAACGCAGCTAGAATAAAACCATCAAGTCCTAACATTTTAGCAAATGGATCTAGGAAGTTTACAAAATACATAAGTAAGCTTGTGTCACCGATAAAAATATTAGCGAGTAACCAAGTTAATGCAGCCGCAGGAGCAGCTACAACTACAGCTCGTTTTAAAACATAGACTGATTTATCAAGTGTTGCACGCACAATTGTATTCCAAACCTTTGGCTTACGATACGGCGGTAACTCAAGTGTGTAGTGAGTTGGAACACCTTTTAAAGCTGTTTTTGATAGTACCCAAGAAACAGTTAATGTCATAATAATACCAATTCCAACCATTCCAACTACAACGCCAGCAGTAACTAATGTTTGCATACTACCTGTATAACCAGCAGCCATAAATAATGAAGCCATTAAAATTAACATTGGCCAGCGACCGTTACAAGGAACGAAGTTGTTTGTTAAGATTGCAAGCATACGTTCACGTGGTGATTCAATAATACGTGTTGACATGATGGCTGCTGCATTACAACCAAAGCCCATTGCCATTGTTAAAGATTGTTTGCCATGTGCACCAGAGCGTTTAAATAAGCGGTCCATATTAAACGCAACGCGTGGTAAGTATCCGTAGTTTTCTAATAGTGCGAACATCGGGAAAAAGATGGCCATAGGTGGTAACATAACGCTAATAACAGCACCGATACCGCGGAATAAGCCAAGTATTAAAATACCATGTAACCATTCAGGTGCATGTGCTGCTTGGAACCAAGATGTTAAATATCCTTCGGCCCATCCGAAAAACTCAGCAATCATATCAGATGGTACGTTAGCACCAGCGATTGTAAGATAAAAAATGATAGATAAAATACCGAGCATAATTGGGAATCCCCATATTGGAGATGTGAAAATTTTATCTAGTTTTTCAGAACGATACAATTTATCAGTATTTGTATATTGAACAGATTCTTTACATATGCTTGCAGATGTTCGGTAAATATCTCCGACAATATCATCTCGTATATCTTCTTTTGATAGTGTTTGCGCATGTTGAATAATATAGTCCAATGGAAGAGCTTTACTGGCTGAGTGAGATTCCATTTATTACGACCTCCCTTACAAGTGGTTCATTATGGTGTTTTTGGAGTGTAGTTAAGAAGTTTTTATCTCCATCTAATATACGTAACGCAATCCAACGTGCTGGATACGTATCGCCGAACACTTTATAAATTTTTGGTTCTAATTCCTGAATCATATTTTCGATTTTTTCGCTGTAAGAAATTTTAATTGGTGTTGGAATTAGTTTTTTGTTTGCTACTTTAGCAATG
This Bacillus paramycoides DNA region includes the following protein-coding sequences:
- the gerLB gene encoding spore germination protein GerLB, which translates into the protein MKPFEYGDEEIGSREIGFAVSSTIIGIGALSMPRDIANQTLFSDGWIILLLGGLVCAVLGWFVTRVAILFPKQNFVQYTSAHLTKPVAYTISSILVLTFAALTAYESRMISIISQTYLFSETPIQLLSFFFLLVVIYGIAGSRAALLRLNILFLPIVLIAIVLLSLLNINLMEINNLLPAFQTEVNEYAVGVKNSIFTFIGFEVALFYAVLLNDKTAKKAPMAVAKAVMVNVLAYILIYVTCISVFTYMTTRGLTYPTIELGKEIEIGGGFLERFDAIFFTTWIITIYNTTAMYYDVASLLFCAMFPKVKKHIFIFVSAPIIFMVNMVPSSLNALSSYGTYLAWIDMGFVVLAPLLVLIVYKIKRRNGGNETPS
- a CDS encoding Ger(x)C family spore germination protein: MRHLLKFIMVMLVVGFLSGCSELEEIEERGFVVGAAYDLVKEKKSSPIMKGTYQMVLPSKLSQQGGQGSGDNENYINVSAKADSVFEQIRIIAKKISRTLFFPHIQVIIFSEELLSNPYVLQNTLDLYIRDHEMRRNIRLFVSKKNAEAILKQSAKPENLPAQYIDMLAEHPPKNAQMIEAARIGEVQEKMISNRSFVLPILELTKQGVQMNGAALFRGKDNKCVGSLSGEETLGMNYIIGEKIGGFFTIRKKDQLITYEIHKLRRKIKVSTMNAEKPKFNIHLYLEGILAELHFSDHKKVLDENRLEKDISEEMEKRIQKSIKLVQKKYKVDVLELGEVYKRHNYKEWKKISKNWDQGENYFSNAEIIVHVHPTIEHSGSALPKRVK
- a CDS encoding nucleoside recognition domain-containing protein, whose protein sequence is MESHSASKALPLDYIIQHAQTLSKEDIRDDIVGDIYRTSASICKESVQYTNTDKLYRSEKLDKIFTSPIWGFPIMLGILSIIFYLTIAGANVPSDMIAEFFGWAEGYLTSWFQAAHAPEWLHGILILGLFRGIGAVISVMLPPMAIFFPMFALLENYGYLPRVAFNMDRLFKRSGAHGKQSLTMAMGFGCNAAAIMSTRIIESPRERMLAILTNNFVPCNGRWPMLILMASLFMAAGYTGSMQTLVTAGVVVGMVGIGIIMTLTVSWVLSKTALKGVPTHYTLELPPYRKPKVWNTIVRATLDKSVYVLKRAVVVAAPAAALTWLLANIFIGDTSLLMYFVNFLDPFAKMLGLDGFILAAFILGLPANEIVIPILLMSYLSTGALTEIDDFNQIKNLFLENGWTWLTALNTMLFSLLHFPCGTTLVNIYKETKSAKWTFLSFAIPTVIAIVVTFLSTQLVHWLGLV
- the gerLA gene encoding spore germination protein GerLA, giving the protein MKEIRDELGSPNDLTIREVALAGSFTRCAVIFLCGLTDKDNVYKYVVRTLQYEEVQNEAAVVQTLLDRFISIAEVGKKTTFPDIINAILAGDTVILIDNIQTAIVINSRAWEKRSLEPPVTEDLIRGPRIGLNEDINVNKMLIRHSLRDPKLRFQSYIMGKRSQKEVTLVYIEDIINPYIVKELDRRLQSIVTDVVFETGTIEQLIQDNNLSPFPQFLNTERPDNIVASLAKGKAAILVDGSPFALIAPLVFVDIFQSVEDHYERWVIGTLLRILRMGSGIVAILMPAMYVALVSYHQGLIPSKLAYSIAGAREGVPFPAYIETLMMALTMELIREAGIRLPKPMGQTIGIVGGLVIGEAAVNAGIVNPFLVIIIAVTAIATFSLPVYSITITFRILLFVFVLAATAFGLYGIILALIALAVHITNLTSVGVPYTTPIAPAFYKDWKEEFIRMPKSMLKDRPEYLQTKDSTIRPKERK